The Streptomyces sp. B3I8 nucleotide sequence CGGTGGCCGCGGGTGCCGCGGGGGGAGGACTGGAAGACGGGGGTGTGCCGGCGGCTGGGGTGGGACGAGAACACCGGGGCGGCGTGGCAGCGGATCCTGTCCGCGGTGCGGACGTACAAGGACCTGGAGCCGGCGCTCCTGGGCCGCGTGGAGGAACTGATCGACTTCGTCACGGCCCCACCGGAGGGTTGAGCGGGGTTGGCCCCTGGCGTGCGGGTGGGTGAACTCTCGCGCGGAGCCCCTTGAGGGACGGGAAGGGCAGGGGCGGCGGGGGCGAAAGAATCCCGGGCGCCCCCGCAGGCCCCGTCAGTCCACCAGGTCCCGTACCACCGCATCCGCCAGCAACCGCCCCCGCAGGGTGAGCGCCGCCCGGCCCTCCTCGTACGGGGCCGGCAGCAGCAGCCCGTCCGCCAGGGCCCGCCGGGACGCCGCGAGCCCCTCCTCCCGCAGCAACCGCAACGGCACCCCCTCCCGCAACCGCAGCTCCAACAGGATCCGCTCCACCCGCCGGTCCTCCGCCGACAGCACCTCCCGCCCCGCCCCCGGCGACCGCCCCTCCGCCAGCGCTCCCGCGTACGCCCCCGGATGCTTGACGTTCCACCACCGCACGCCCCCCACGTGCGAGTGCGCCCCCGGTCCCGCCCCCCACCAGTCGGCACCCCGCCAGTACAGCTCGTTGTGCAGGCACCGCGCCGCGTCCGAGGTCGCCCAGTTGGAGACCTCGTACCAGTCGTAGCCCGCCGCTGAGAACACCTCCTCCGCGATCAGGTACCGGTCCGCGTGCACGTCGTCGTCGGTCATCGGCACCTCCCCGCGCCGGATCCGCGCCGCGAGCCGCGTGCCCTCCTCGACGATGAGCGCGTACGCCGAGACGTGGTCCGGCCCGGCGCCCAGCGCCGCCTCCAGCGAGGCCCGCCAGTCGTCGTCGGACTCCCCCGGCGTGCCGTAGATCAGGTCGAGGTTGACGTGGTCGAAACCGGCCGCGCGGGCCTCGGTGACGCAGCGCTCGGGCCGCCCGGGGGTGTGCGTGCGGTCGAGGACCTTGAGCACGTGCTGCCGGGCGCTCTGCATGCCGAAGGAGATCCGGTTGAAGCCGCCCTCGCGCAGGGTGGCCAGATACGCCGGGTCGACGGACTCGGGGTTGGCCTCCGTGGTGATCTCGGCGTCGGCGGCGAGACCGAACTCCTCGCGCACGGCGCCCAGCATCCGTACGAGGTCGGCGGCGTCCAGCAGCGTCGGCGTGCCTCCGCCGACGAAGACCGTACGGACCTCGCGGCGGTCGTCGCCGAGGACCTTGCGGGCGAGGCGGATCTCGTCGATCAGGGTGTCGGCGTAGTTGTCGCGGGAGGCGAGCACTCCGCCGGTGCCGCGCAGCTCGGTGGCGGTGTAGGTGTTGAAATCGCAGTAGCCGCAGCGGGTCGCGCAGTAGGGAACGTGCAGGTAGAAGCCGAGGGGTCGGTCGGCGGCGCCGGCCAGGGCGGACGCGGGCAGGGCACCGTCGTGGGGCACGGGCTCGCCGTCGGGGAGAGCGGAAGGCATGCGTTCCATTGTCCCGCACGGCGCGCGGGACCGATCCACGCGCCGTGCGCACCGGCACGGGCGGCCCCACGCGCCCCGCACCGGGCCGCCCGCGGCACGTCACTCCGCCTGGAGGACCAGGAGGGCCAGGTCGTCCTCGGGCGGCCCGTCGCCGAAGTCGTGCACGAGCCGGCGGATCCGGTCCGCGACGCGTTCCGCGGTCAGGCCCGTGCAGCCGGCCAGCGCGTCGGCGAGCCCGTCGGCGTCGTCGAACTGGCGCGGTCCGTGCCGTCGCTCGGTCACCCCGTCCGTGACGCACAGCAGCGTGTCGCCGGAGCGGAGTTCGAACGTCTCGCAGTCGTACGTCGCGTCCTCCACCACCCCGAGCAGGGTCTGCGGCTGTGCCGCCGTGCGTACGCTCCCGTCGGGCGCCAGGACCAGCGGCAGGGGGTGCCCGGCGGAGGCGAGCGTGCAGCGCACCCCTCCCTCGACGGGCGCCAGCTCGCCGTAGAGCAGGGACAGGAACCGGTTCTGCGGCCCGTCGTCGGCACCGAGGTCCGGGACCCCGGCGGCGACCAGGGCCCGCGCGGCGGCGTCCGAGGCCTCGGTGGCGTCGTCGAGGAGGAGCTGGTTGAGGCGGTCCAGGACCTCCGGGACGGCGTACCCCTCGCGGGCCAGCAGCCGCAGCCACGGCCGGGCGAGACCGATGACCACCGCGGCCTCGGGCCCCTTCCCCTGGACGTCGCCGATCGCGAACGACCAGCGGCCGTGGCCGGCGGGGAACAGGTCGTAGAAGTCGCCGCTCGGGCCGCCCTGGTCACGCGGTTCGTAGACGAGGGCGCTGCGCATCCCCGGTATCTCTGCGACCGCGCCGGGCAGCAGTCCGCGCTGGAGGACACGGCTGATGTTGGCCTGCCGGGCGTACTGGCGGGCCGCGCCGACGGCCTGGGCGACCCGGCGGCACAGGTCCTCGACCAGTGCGGAGACCCCGTCGGGAAAGCGCGGCACGCCGGACCGGCCGATGACGACGGTGCCGAGGGGGCGGCCGCCGACGATCAGACGGTAGGCGAGCGCGGCACCCGGGGTGACGACCACGGCGGGGTCGCCGTCCGCTCCGGGGCCGCCGTCCGCTCCGTCGTCCCGCTCCGTCGCGGCTGTCTCCCCCTGGGGCGGGTCCAGCGCCTCGGCGGGCCAGGAGACCGGTACGGGGCGGGTGCGGGCGGCGTCGGGGAGGCGGGGCGGGTCCTTCTCCAGGACGCGGCGCAGTTCCTCCAGGCGGTCCTCGTTGCTGTGCCAGACGCGGGCGAGCCGGGAGCCGCGCGCGGTACCGGTCCCGGCGGCGCGCGGGTCGGTGGTCCCGTCCTCCAGCCACACCGCGCACCACTCGGCGAGCCGGGGCACGAGAAGCTGACCGGCGAGAGCGGTGACCAGGTCCTCGTCGAGCTGCCCGGCCAGCAGGTCGGACGCCTCGGCGAGGAAGGAGAGGGCGCCCCGGTCGAGCCAGTCCTGCTCGGGCCCGTCGGCGGGCTCGTCCCCCGTCCCGTCGGCGGTCCTGCCGGCGGGCCCCGGCCGGGCGTGCGGCGATGCCGCGTCCCCGGACGGCGCTTCCGGAGTCGTGGAGCGCGCACCACCCGTGGCCGCCGGGTCCGACATCGCCGACGGGCCCACGACGGCCGGCGCCTCCGCGGTGCCGGCGACGTACGGCCCGGTCACGGTGCCGACGACGGCCGGCGCCGCCGACGTGCCGACGGGGGCCGGCGCCTCCGCCGTGTCCGTGACCGCGCCGTACGTGCCGAACTCTCTCTCCCCGCCGGGCCCGTCGCCCCCGGCCAGCCGGGCCCACACGCACTTGGTGCCCCGGCGGTAGGTGATGCCCCACTCCTGGGCCAGCGCGGCGACGAGCCGCAGCCCGCGGCCGTACTCCGGCGTGCCGTGGGCCCGGGCCCCCTCGTCCCGCACGGGCCGGGAGGGATGACGGTCCGACACCTCCACGACGAGCGCGGCGGATCCGCTCGCCCCACGACCGCCGGTGTCCGCCTCGTCGCCGTACGGCCCGCGTGTGCCGCCGTCCTGCCGTTCGCCGGGGCCCCCGGCGTCCCCGAGGGCCCCGGCGAACGGAGGCACCCCCACCCCGAGGGACCCGGCCGCCGACAACGAACCGCCGTCCGACGGTGCACCGCTGTCCCACAGCGAACCGGTGCCCGACAGCAGAGCGCCGTCCGGCGGCCGAGCGCCGTCCGCGAGCGGATCCAGGCACTCGATCGTCTCGATGGCCTCCATGGCTTCCATGGCCTCGATCGGCTCGATCGGTCCGACCGCCTCCACCACGCCCCCGGCACGCTCCCCGCATCCGCCGAAGTCCTCGGAGCCGGTGCACCCCGCGTACTCCAGGCGGCACTCCACCACCACGTCAGTGCCCGCGTGCACCACCGCGTTGGTGACCAGCTCGCTCACCACCACCTCGGCGTCGTCGCACAGCCGGTCCGTGAGGAACCCGGCGCCGGGCAGCGCACGGGCCGTCCACGCGGCGAGCGTCTCGCGGACGAAGCGGCGGGCGGCGCCCGGCGCGAGCGCCCCGCCGGGCAGCGACGTGCGCGCCACCGTGCGCCACCCCGCGCTTCCGTACGCGGCCACGACGGACGCATCGTCACCCGTGGGGGTCATTCCCCCGAGTGTGGCCGACGTGGCGGCCGGACGGGCCCAGGTGTCCCGTTGTGTGGGAATGGCCCCCATGGACAGCTCCCGGAGCAGTCGGTCGAATCTGCCTGTACCGATGCGGACAGAGTGACAGACTGACCCCGGCCATAAGCGCCGAGTTACCGAAGTAGGCCGCCATGGGTGAGAACAGTGCTACGGATGCACTCCGAAACGGGCAGGGAAACGATCAAATTCGAGCATCCGCTCAAGAACCGGTTCCAGGCTCCGTACAGATGTCGGAACGGGTGGGGCACCGGCGAGGAACGCCGGGATGAACGCCGAGCAGACGGCAGGCACCGCGGCCGAGGAGAACCGCGCCGCCATCCTCCTGGTCGACGACATGGAGGACAACCTGCTCGCGCTGGAGGCCGTGCTCGGCTCCTTCAACGAGCCGCTGGTCCGCGCACGGTCGGGCGAGGAGGCACTGAAGGCGCTGCTCAAGCAGCGGTTCGCGGTGGTGCTCCTGGACATCCGGATGCCGGGCATGGACGGCTTCGAGACGGCCGCGCACATCAAACGGGCCGACCAGACCAAGGACGTACCGATCATCTTCCTGACCGGTGAGGACCCGGACGCGGGCTACGCCTTCCGCGGCTACGCCACCGGGGCCGCCGACTATCTCACCAAACCGTTCGACCCGTGGGTGCTGCGGGCCAAGGTGAGCGTCTTCCTGGACCTGCACCGCAAGGGCCGGCAGCTCGAACGGATGCTGGCCCGCGAGCGGCACCAGTTCGAGCAGCTCTCGGCCCACCTGGACGAACTCGACACGCACCTGTCCTCGCACCCGGTCCAGGACGTCTTCGCACTGCGCCGCCACGTACGGCGCATGGAGGAGACCCTGCGCCGGATGCGCAGCACGTAGACCGCGGGCATGAGCACGTAGACCGCGGGCATGAGCAAGCAGACCGCGGGCATGAGCACGCGCCGCCGTCGGGTCGCGGTGACCCGGCGGCGGTGCGCGCGGCCGTCGTCGCTACGCCTCCCGCGTCCCCGCGTACATCTCGTCGATCAGGTGCCCGAACTCCCGCTCCACCACCGGGCGCTTCAGCTTCAGGCTCGGCGTCATCTCGCCGTGCTCCACGTCGAGGTCGCGGGGCAGCAGGCGGAACTTCTTGAGGGTCTGCCAGCGCTGGAGGCCCTGGTTGAGCTCCGTGACGTACAACTGGATCAGCGCGACCGTCGCCGGCGCCGCCACCACCTCCGCGTACGACTTGCCCGCCAGTCCGTTCTCCTTCGCCCAGCCGAGGATGGCCTCCTCGTCGAGGGCGATGAGCGCGGTGCAGAAGTTCCGGTCGGCGCCGTGCACCAGGATGTTGGAGACGTAGGGGCACACCGCCTTGAACTGGCCCTCGACCTCGGCCGGCGCCACGTACTTGCCGCCGGAGGTCTTGATCAGGTCCTTCTTGCGGTCGGTGATGCGCAGATAGCCGTCGGGCGAGAGCTCGCCGATGTCGCCGGTGTGGAACCAGCCGTCCGCCTCCAGCACCTCGGCGGTCTTCTCCGGCAGCCCGTGGTAGCCCTCCATGATCCCGGGGCCGCGCAGCAGGACCTCGCCGTCGTCGGCGATGCGCACCTCGGTGCCGGGGAGCGGCTTGCCGACCGTGCCGGTGCGGTAGGCCTCGCCGGGGTTGACGAAGGAGGCCGCCGAGGACTCGGTGAGCCCGTAGCCCTCCAGGATGTGGATGCCGGCGCCGGCGAAGAAGTAGCCGATGTCGGGTGCGAGGGCGGCGGAGCCGGAGACGCAGGCGCGCAGCCGTCCGCCGAACGCCTCACGGATCTTGGCGTAGACGAGCCGGTCGGCGGCCTTGTGTTTGGTGGCGAGCCCGAAGGGTGCGGACGCCGTACCGGTGCGCCGGAAGTTGTCCTGGGTGACCTTGGCGTACTCGCGGGCGATCCCGGCCGCCCACTGGAAGATCTTGTACTTGGCCGGGCCGCCCGCCCGGGCCTTGGCGGCGACACCGTTGTAGACCTTCTCGAAGATGCGCGGCACGGCCGCCATGTAGGTCGGCTGGACGATCGGCAGGTTTTCGATGATCTTGTCGACGCGGCCGTCGACGGCGGTGACGTGCCCCGCCTCGATCTGCCCGGAGGTGAGCACCTTCCCGAACACGTGGGCGAGCGGCAGCCACAGGTACTGCACGTCGTCGCCGCTGATCAGTCCTGTCCCGACGGTGGCCTTCGCCATGTACGACCAGTTGTCGTGCGGCAGGCGCACGCCCTTGGGGCGGCCGGTGGTGCCGGAGGTGTAGATGAGGGTGGCGAGCTGGTCCTTGGTGATCGCCCCCACCCGCTCCTTGATCAGCTCGGGGTGCTTCTGCAGATGGGCGGCGCCCCGGCTCTCCAGCTCGTCGAGAGTGAGGACCCAGTCGCCCTCCTCGGCGGTCCGCTCGACCCCGGCCGGGTCGACGACCACCACGTGGGCCAGCTCGGGCAGCTCGGCGCGCTTCTCGCGGGCCTTGGCGAGCTGCGCGGCATCCTCCGCGATCAGCACCCGGCTCTCGGAGTCGGAGAGGATGAAGGCCGACTCCTCGGCGTTGGTCTGCGGGTAGACGGTGGTCGTCGCCGCGCCCGCGCACATGATGCCGAGGTCGGCGAGGATCCACTCGATGCGGGTCGAGGAGGCGAGCGCGACCCGCTCCTCGGGCCGCACGCCGAGCTGGATGAGACCCGCCGCGATGGCGTGCACCCGTTCCGCGGACTCCGCCCAGCTCAGCGACTTCCAGTCGTCCGGCCCCTCTCCCGACGGGGACGGCACGGGATAGCGGTATGCCTCGGCGTCCGGTGTGGCCGCCACGCGCTCCAGGAAGAGGGCCGCCACGGAGGGCGGACGGTTCTCGATCAGTGTCTGTGTGTCGCTCACGACATCCTCCGGGCCCGCGACGGTGCGGCTGACTCAGGTGCGGCTGGTTTCACTCTCAGTGTCGTTCCACTCACGTGCTTGACGTCGTTCCACTCACGGGCAACGACTCTTGTTTAACTCGCGAGTAACTACCGAGCACAGCGTAAGGGCCGACCGGCCGGTTGGTAAGGGGCCATGTGCGCTCACTTCCTCCGCAGGCCGACCGTACGCACACCGAGGGGCCCGCCGCACTTTCGCACGACGAGCCCCTCCATGTCCGCTTCGTCCCCCCGGCCGCGACCGGAGGACGGTTACTTCTTGGCCTTGCCGGCGCCACCGCCGTCGTCGCTGGACAGGACGGCGATGAAGGCCTCCTGCGGAACCTCCACCGAACCCACCATCTTCATCCGCTTCTTGCCTTCCTTCTGCTTCTCCAGCAGCTTCCGCTTGCGGGAGATGTCACCGCCGTAGCACTTGGCGAGGACGTCCTTGCGGATGGCGCGGATGGTCTCGCGGGCGATCACCCGGGAGCCGATGGCGGCCTGGACAGGCACCTCGAAGTTCTGCCGCGGGATGAGTTCCCGCAGCTTGGCGACGAGCCGTACGCCGTACGCGTACGCCTGGTCCTTGTGGGTGATGGCGGAGAAGGCGTCGACCTTGTCGCCGTGCAGCAGGATGTCGACCTTGACCAGGCTGGAGGACTGCTCCCCGGTGGGCTCGTAGTCCAGGGAGGCGTACCCGCGCGTCTTGGACTTGAGCTGGTCGAAGAAGTCGAACACGATCTCGGCGAGCGGGAGCGTGTAGCGGATCTCGACGCGGTCCTCGGAGAGGTAGTCCATGCCGAGCAGGGTGCCGCGGCGGGTCTGGCACAGCTCCATGATCGCGCCGATGAACTCGGTCGGCGCGAGGACGGTGGCCCGCACGACCGGCTCGTAGACCTCGTCGATCTTCCCCTCGGGGAACTCGCTCGGGTTGGTGACGACGTGCTCGGTGCCGTCCTCCATGATCACGCGGTAGACCACGTTGGGCGCGGTGGCGATCAGGTCGAGCCCGAACTCGCGTTCGAGCCGCTCGCGGATCACGTCCAGATGCAGCAGCCCGAGGAAGCCGACGCGGAAACCGAAGCCGAGCGCGGCGGAGGTCTCCGGCTCGTAGACGAGGGCGGCGTCGTTGAGCTGGAGCTTGTCGAGGGCCTCGCGCAGGTCGGGGTAGTCCGAGCCGTCCAGCGGATACAGCCCGGAGAAGACCATGGGCTTGGGGTCCTTGTAGCCGCCCAGGGCCTCCTCGGCGCCCTTGACATGGCTGGTGATCGTGTCACCGACCTTGGACTGCCGCACGTCCTTCACGCCGGTGATGAGGTAACCCACCTCGCCGACGCCCAGGCCGTCCGCCGGAAGCATCTCCGGGGAGTTGGTGCCGATCTCCAGCAGCTCGTGCGTGGCGCCGGTGGACATCATCCGGATGCGTTCGCGCTTGTTGAGCTGTCCGTCGATGACACGCACGTAGGTGACGACGCCCCGGTAGGAGTCGTACACCGAGTCGAAGATCATCGCGCGGGCGGGCGCGTCCTTGACGCCGACCGGGGCCGGGACCTGCTCGACCACCTTGTCCAGCAGCGCGTCGACGCCCAGCCCGGTCTTGGCGGAGACCTTGAGCACGTCGCTCGGGTCGCAGCCGATGAGGTTGGCGAGCTCCTCGGCGAACTTCTCCGGCTGCGCGGCCGGCAGGTCGATCTTGTTCAGCACCGGGATGATCGTGAGGTCGTTCTCCATCGCCAGGTAGAGGTTGGCGAGGGTCTGCGCCTCGATGCCCTGGGCGGCGTCGACGAGGAGGACCGTGCCCTCGCAGGCGGCGAGCGAGCGCGACACCTCGTAGGTGAAGTCGACGTGCCCCGGGGTGTCGATCATGTTGAGGATGTGCGTGGCGCTCTTGTCGTGGGTGGGGGCCCACGGCAGGCGCACCGCCTGGGACTTGATCGTGATGCCGCGCTCGCGCTCGATGTCCATGCGGTCGAGGTACTGGGCGCGCATCTGCCGCTGCTCGACCACACCGGTGAGCTGGAGCATCCGGTCGGCGAGCGTGGACTTGCCGTGGTCGATGTGCGCGATGATGCAGAAGTTGCGGATCAGCGCCGGGTCGGTACGGCTCGGCTCGGGCACGTGGCTGGGGATCGCGGGCACGCAGGGTCCTGATTCTTGAGGCGTCCGCAGCTGCTGCGGTCTCGGTCGGATCGTTACGCAGCCTCCATGGTCCCACGGGCCGGGGGTGCCGGGTGGTTTGGGCGGCCCACCGGGCGACTGGTAGCCTGGGCAGCTGTGTCTTCTGTCCTCTCACGGGAGGCACTTCTCCGAGAAATCACCGGCACGTGAAGCGGTCCCGTCCGCGGTCACCGTTTCGCGCGCCAGAACCTGAAAAGGCTCCTTCGTGGCGAACATCAAGTCCCAGATCAAGCGGAACAAGACGAACGAGAAGGCGCGGCTGCGCAACAAGGCCGTGAAGTCCTCGCTCAAGACCGCGGTCCGCAAGGCCCGCGAGGCCGCTGCCGCGGGTGACGTCGAGAAGGCCACCGAGTACCAGCGCATCGCCGCGCGTCAGCTCGACAAGGCCGTCTCCAAGGGCGTCATCCACAAGAACCAGGCCGCCAACAAGAAGTCGGCCCTGGCCACCAAGGTGGCGGCGCTGAAGGGCTGACACCCTTCGCCCCTGATCTGAACGGACCCGCAAGGGTCCGGATCCGTGCGTACGGTCGCATCGCATCCGTGCCCACGGGTCCACACGCCGGAGGGACACGAGCGGGCCCTCTCTCATCCGCTCCCGTCCGGCCCCCGGGTTCGCACGCGGCCTGCGTTCGCCACGCGGGTGCGAATCCTCAAGCTTTGCCGGGGCCCCCGTTCCCCCCTTCCCCAGGGAGGAACGGGGGCTTTCGGCATGTCCGGGCGCGGGGGTGTCCGGGCGCGGGAGAACTCGGGGGGGCGGGCAGTGTCGGCAGGTGCGGGCGGGCGCGCAGTTCCCCGCCCGCCTGAGCCGACCGGGGTCCCCCCGCGGCCGCGAAGGGGAGCCCCGGGCCTTCCTACCCCGGTCCAGGCCCGGCCGCGGGTACGAGCCGCGCGGGAGAACGCGGGGGACCCGGAGCGTCGGCGGGCGCGGGCCGCGTGGGGGCCGGACGCGCAGTTCCCCGCGCCCCTGGGGCGGCCAGGGCCCCGGAGCTGTGGAGCGCAGCCCCGGCAGCCTGCTTCGGTCAGGCCCGGCCGCGGGAGCGGGCCGCGTGGGCGACGGCGACCACCGCCTTCTCCAGGGCGTAGCCCACGTCTTCACCGCCGCCCTTCACACCGGCGTCCGCCTCCGCGACCGCCCGCATCGCCACCGACACTCCGTCCGGCGTCCACCCCCGCATCTGCTGCCGCACCCGGTCGATCTTCCACGGCGGCATCCCCAGCTCCCGCGCCAGATCCGCCGGGCGGCCGCCCCGGTTGCCGAGCAGCTTCCCGATCCCGCGCACGCCCTGGGCCAGCGCGCTGGTGATCAGCACCGGCGCCACCCCCGTCGACAGGGACCAGCGCAGCGCCTCCAGCGCCTCCGCCGCCCGCCCCTCGACCGCCCGGTCCGCGACCGTGAAGCTCGACGCCTCGGCCCGCCCCGTGTAGTACCGGCCGACGACGGCCTCGTCGATCGTCCCCTCCACGTCCGCGACGAGCTGCGACACCGCGGACGCCAGCTCCCGCAGATCGCTGCCGATCGCGTCGACCAGCGCCTGGCACGCCTCGGGCGTGGCCGACCGCCCCTGCGTCCGGAACTCCCCCCGCACGAACGCCAGCCGGTCCGCCGGCTTCGTCATCTTCGGGCAGGCCACCTCGCGCGCCAGCCCGGACTTGCGGGCCGCGTCGAGCAGCCCCTTGCCCTTGGCGCCGCCCGCGTGCAGCAGCACGAGGGTGATCTCCTCGGCGGGCGAGGAGAAGTACGCCTTGAACTCCTTGACCGTGTCGGCGGGAAGATCCTGTGCGTTGCGTACGACGACGACCTTGCGCTCGGCGAAGAGCGACGGACTGGTCAGCTCGGCGAGTGTGCCGGGCGGAAGCTGGTCCGGGTTGAGGTCACGTACGTCCGTGTCGGCGTCGGCGGCCTTGGCTGCGGCCACCACCTCCCGCACGGCACGGTCGAGCAGGAGGTCCTCCTGGCCCACGGCGAGTGTGACGGGGGCGAGAGGGTCGTCTGTTGCGGTCTTCCTGGCCATCGCTCACAGCATCGCACGCGCCACTGACAGCGCCGCTCCGCGGGATGGCCCCGTGGAATGCCCCGTGGAACGCTCGGCGGGAGTCCGCCGCCCCTGCCGGAAGTCCTTGTTCGAGGGCTACGGTTCCTCCCGCCACCCTTCCCACTCCCCCGCGAACGCGTCCAGCTCCGCCGGGTCGAGCCGGCCCGCCTCGTCCCGCAGCACCAGCAGCCACTGCGCGTCCTCGGCGTCGTCCTCGCCTGCCAGCGCGTCCCGGACGAGCTGCGGCTCCTCGTCCAGCCGGAACCGCTCCCCCAGCGCCTCGGCCGCCTCCTCCGCGGCGTCGCGGTCCGGCAGCACCAGCACATGTCTCACATCGCTCACCCCCGCATTGTCCGCGACGGTCAACGGGGGCGCGGCGGGTGGGTGGCGCACTGCTGGGTCACCCGGTGGAGTGTGTCGTCGACGCTTTCCTGACGACGCGCTCGCCCTCGCCATAGGCGTCACCGTCGTTGCCGCCGCCGTCGCCGCCCGCAGCCGGGCCCGAGGCGCGGAAAGTGCGCCGGTACGTCGACGGGGACACCCCGGCCTCCGCCGCCAGGTGCCGTCGGAGCGAGGTGGCGGTGGCGAAGCCGACCTCGTGGGCGACCCGCTCGACCGGCAGGTCGGTGGACTCCAGCAGGTGGCGCGCCCGCCGCAGCCGCTGCTGGGTCAGCCAGCGGCCGGGGCTCAGCCCGGTCTCCTCCCGGAAGCGCCGGGCGAAGGTACGGGTGCTCATCGCCGCGTGCACGGCCAACTCGTCCAGTGAAAGGGGAAGTTGCAGCCGCTTCAGCGCCCAGTCGCGGGTCGGCCCGGTGCCGGCCTCGCTCGCCGACGGCAGCGGCCGCTCGATGTACTGCGCCTGCCCGCCGTCCCGATACGGCGGCACGACGCAACGACGGGCGACCTCGTTGGCCACCTCGCTGCCGTGGTCCTGGCGCACCAGGTGCAGGCAGACGTCGACACCGCTCGCCGCTCCCGCGGAGGTCAGCACGTCACCGTGGTCGACGAAGAGCACGCCGGCGTCGAACTCGACCTGGGGGAACAGCTCCTGGAAGTAGTCGGTGAGCGCCCAGTGGGTGGTGGCCCGGCGACCGTCGAGGAGACCGCCCACGGCCAGCAGGAAGGCGCCGGTGCAGATGGACACCAGGCGGGTCCCGGGGAGAACGCGGGACAGAGCGGTGAGGGCCCGCGGGTCCGGGGCCGGCGAGACCGCGTACGGGGGGATGATCACGGTGTCCGCCTCGGCCAGCACCTCGGGACCGTGCCCGGGGATGACGGTCAGGTCCGCGTCCGTACGCACGGGCTGCCCGTCCACGCTCGCGGACAGCACCTCGTAGCGGCCGTCGGCGGAGCCCAGGACCCGGTGCGGGATGCCGAGTTCGAAGGGATAGACACCGTCGAGGGCGAGTACGACGACCTTGTGGGCGCCCGGTCGCGGGGGCGGGCTCATCCGGCGCCCCAGTTCGGCCGCGCGGTCGACCAGGTCACGGGCCCACGAGGGCGCTGCGGACGGGTTGACGACGGGAGCGGTGGGGGCTCCGGGGACGCTGTGGTCGACGGGGGTGACGGGCATGGCAAGAATGTATCGGATGATGACCTTTCTGCCATCGCCCCGGGTCGGCCCCCTGGCGAGGATCAAGGCATGACTTCGACGAACACCCCTGAGAACCTCGGCTCCACGGACCCTGCGACCGCCACGGACTCCCCACGTTCCGCCGCCCCGGACGGCACCCCCGTGATGCTCGCCCTGCACCAGACGGTCCTCGGCGGCCCCGAGGTCCTGCGGCTGGCCGAGCTTCC carries:
- the lepA gene encoding translation elongation factor 4 — translated: MPAIPSHVPEPSRTDPALIRNFCIIAHIDHGKSTLADRMLQLTGVVEQRQMRAQYLDRMDIERERGITIKSQAVRLPWAPTHDKSATHILNMIDTPGHVDFTYEVSRSLAACEGTVLLVDAAQGIEAQTLANLYLAMENDLTIIPVLNKIDLPAAQPEKFAEELANLIGCDPSDVLKVSAKTGLGVDALLDKVVEQVPAPVGVKDAPARAMIFDSVYDSYRGVVTYVRVIDGQLNKRERIRMMSTGATHELLEIGTNSPEMLPADGLGVGEVGYLITGVKDVRQSKVGDTITSHVKGAEEALGGYKDPKPMVFSGLYPLDGSDYPDLREALDKLQLNDAALVYEPETSAALGFGFRVGFLGLLHLDVIRERLEREFGLDLIATAPNVVYRVIMEDGTEHVVTNPSEFPEGKIDEVYEPVVRATVLAPTEFIGAIMELCQTRRGTLLGMDYLSEDRVEIRYTLPLAEIVFDFFDQLKSKTRGYASLDYEPTGEQSSSLVKVDILLHGDKVDAFSAITHKDQAYAYGVRLVAKLRELIPRQNFEVPVQAAIGSRVIARETIRAIRKDVLAKCYGGDISRKRKLLEKQKEGKKRMKMVGSVEVPQEAFIAVLSSDDGGGAGKAKK
- a CDS encoding SpoIIE family protein phosphatase: MTPTGDDASVVAAYGSAGWRTVARTSLPGGALAPGAARRFVRETLAAWTARALPGAGFLTDRLCDDAEVVVSELVTNAVVHAGTDVVVECRLEYAGCTGSEDFGGCGERAGGVVEAVGPIEPIEAMEAMEAIETIECLDPLADGARPPDGALLSGTGSLWDSGAPSDGGSLSAAGSLGVGVPPFAGALGDAGGPGERQDGGTRGPYGDEADTGGRGASGSAALVVEVSDRHPSRPVRDEGARAHGTPEYGRGLRLVAALAQEWGITYRRGTKCVWARLAGGDGPGGEREFGTYGAVTDTAEAPAPVGTSAAPAVVGTVTGPYVAGTAEAPAVVGPSAMSDPAATGGARSTTPEAPSGDAASPHARPGPAGRTADGTGDEPADGPEQDWLDRGALSFLAEASDLLAGQLDEDLVTALAGQLLVPRLAEWCAVWLEDGTTDPRAAGTGTARGSRLARVWHSNEDRLEELRRVLEKDPPRLPDAARTRPVPVSWPAEALDPPQGETAATERDDGADGGPGADGDPAVVVTPGAALAYRLIVGGRPLGTVVIGRSGVPRFPDGVSALVEDLCRRVAQAVGAARQYARQANISRVLQRGLLPGAVAEIPGMRSALVYEPRDQGGPSGDFYDLFPAGHGRWSFAIGDVQGKGPEAAVVIGLARPWLRLLAREGYAVPEVLDRLNQLLLDDATEASDAAARALVAAGVPDLGADDGPQNRFLSLLYGELAPVEGGVRCTLASAGHPLPLVLAPDGSVRTAAQPQTLLGVVEDATYDCETFELRSGDTLLCVTDGVTERRHGPRQFDDADGLADALAGCTGLTAERVADRIRRLVHDFGDGPPEDDLALLVLQAE
- a CDS encoding long-chain fatty acid--CoA ligase, which codes for MSDTQTLIENRPPSVAALFLERVAATPDAEAYRYPVPSPSGEGPDDWKSLSWAESAERVHAIAAGLIQLGVRPEERVALASSTRIEWILADLGIMCAGAATTTVYPQTNAEESAFILSDSESRVLIAEDAAQLAKAREKRAELPELAHVVVVDPAGVERTAEEGDWVLTLDELESRGAAHLQKHPELIKERVGAITKDQLATLIYTSGTTGRPKGVRLPHDNWSYMAKATVGTGLISGDDVQYLWLPLAHVFGKVLTSGQIEAGHVTAVDGRVDKIIENLPIVQPTYMAAVPRIFEKVYNGVAAKARAGGPAKYKIFQWAAGIAREYAKVTQDNFRRTGTASAPFGLATKHKAADRLVYAKIREAFGGRLRACVSGSAALAPDIGYFFAGAGIHILEGYGLTESSAASFVNPGEAYRTGTVGKPLPGTEVRIADDGEVLLRGPGIMEGYHGLPEKTAEVLEADGWFHTGDIGELSPDGYLRITDRKKDLIKTSGGKYVAPAEVEGQFKAVCPYVSNILVHGADRNFCTALIALDEEAILGWAKENGLAGKSYAEVVAAPATVALIQLYVTELNQGLQRWQTLKKFRLLPRDLDVEHGEMTPSLKLKRPVVEREFGHLIDEMYAGTREA
- a CDS encoding two-component system response regulator; this encodes MNAEQTAGTAAEENRAAILLVDDMEDNLLALEAVLGSFNEPLVRARSGEEALKALLKQRFAVVLLDIRMPGMDGFETAAHIKRADQTKDVPIIFLTGEDPDAGYAFRGYATGAADYLTKPFDPWVLRAKVSVFLDLHRKGRQLERMLARERHQFEQLSAHLDELDTHLSSHPVQDVFALRRHVRRMEETLRRMRST
- the hemW gene encoding radical SAM family heme chaperone HemW; its protein translation is MPSALPDGEPVPHDGALPASALAGAADRPLGFYLHVPYCATRCGYCDFNTYTATELRGTGGVLASRDNYADTLIDEIRLARKVLGDDRREVRTVFVGGGTPTLLDAADLVRMLGAVREEFGLAADAEITTEANPESVDPAYLATLREGGFNRISFGMQSARQHVLKVLDRTHTPGRPERCVTEARAAGFDHVNLDLIYGTPGESDDDWRASLEAALGAGPDHVSAYALIVEEGTRLAARIRRGEVPMTDDDVHADRYLIAEEVFSAAGYDWYEVSNWATSDAARCLHNELYWRGADWWGAGPGAHSHVGGVRWWNVKHPGAYAGALAEGRSPGAGREVLSAEDRRVERILLELRLREGVPLRLLREEGLAASRRALADGLLLPAPYEEGRAALTLRGRLLADAVVRDLVD